From the genome of Streptomyces xanthophaeus:
TCGCGACCTGGAGACGTTGCGCGCCTTCGCGCGCGGCTGTGACGTGATCACCTTCGACCACGAGCATGTACCCATGGAGCACCTTCGGGCCCTGGAAGCGGACGGCATCCCCGTCCGCCCGGGGCCCGACGCTTTGGTGCACGCCCAGGACAAGGGGGTGATGCGCGCCAAGCTCGACGAGATCGGCGCGCCCAGCCCCCGCCACCGGATCGTGAGCGATCCGGACGACGTGGCCGCCTTCGCGGAAGAGGTGGGCGGCTTCCCCGTCATCCTCAAGACCGTGCGGGGCGGGTACGACGGCAAGGGGGTGTGGTTCGTCCGCACGCCCGAGGACGCGGCGGCCCCCTTCAAGGCGGGCGTCCCGGTCCTCGCGGAGGAGAAGGTCGATTTCGTCCGCGAGCTCGCGGCGAACATCGTCCGCTCCCCGCACGGCCAGGCGGTGGCCTACCCCGTCGTCGAGTCCCGTCAGGTGGACGGCGTCTGCGACACGGTGATCGCCCCGGCCCCGGACCTCTCGGAGGCCCTCGCCGGCGAGGCCCAGACCCTCGCCCTGCGCATCGCCAAGGAACTCGGCGTGACCGGCCACCTGGCCGTGGAACTGTTCGAGACCACCGACGGCCGGATCCTGGTCAACGAACTGGCGATGCGCCCGCACAACAGCGGCCACTGGACCCAGGACGGCGCCGTCACCTCCCAGTTCGCCAACCACGTGCGCGCGGTCCTGGACCTCCCGCTGGGCGACCCGCGCCCCCGCGCCAGGTGGACGGTCATGGCGAACGTGCTGGGTGGGGACTACCCCGACATGTACGCGGCGTACCTGCACTGCATGGCGCACGACCCCCAGCTGAAGATCCACATGTACGGCAAGGACGTGAAACACGGTCGCAAGGTCGGCCACGTCAACACCTACGGCGACGACCTGGACGATGTGCTGGAGCGCGCACGCCACGCTGCCGACTACCTCAGAGGAACGGTCACCGCATGAGCACCACCTCCGCAGCCCCCGTCATCGGCATCGTCATGGGCTCCGACTCGGACTGGCCCGTCATGGAGGCGGCCGCCCAGGCCCTGGACGAGTTCGAGATCCCCTACGAGGTCGACGTCGTGTCCGCCCACCGGATGCCGCGCGAGATGATCGCGTACGGGGAGCGGGCCGCCGACCGCGGGCTGAAGGCGATCATCGCGGGCGCGGGCGGAGCCGCCCACCTGCCCGGCATGCTCGCCTCGGTCACCCCGCTGCCGGTCATCGGTGTGCCCGTGCCGCTGAAGTACCTCGACGGCATGGACTCGCTGATGTCGATCGTCCAGATGCCGGCCGGAATCCCCGTCGCCACCGTCTCGATCGCCGGGGCGCGCAACGCGGGCCTGCTGGCCGTACGGATGCTGGCCGCCCACGACACGGAGCTGCTGGCCCGCATGAACGACTTCCTGCAGGAGCTCAACGACCAGGCCACCGAGAAGGGCAAGCGGCTGCGCACGAAGGTCGCGAGCGCGGAGTCCTTCGGGTTCGGCAAGTGAGCGCGGCGCAGCGTCTGGACGAGGCGCGCGAGCTGTTGGCCGAACACCCCGTCGTGGACGGCCACAACGACCTGCCCTGGGCGCTGCGCGAGCAGGTGCGCTACGACCTGGCGCGCCGGGACATCGCGGGCGACCAGTCCGCCCACCTGCACACCGACATCCCCCGGCTGCGCGCCGGAGGGGTCGGCGCCCAGTTCTGGTCCGTCTACGTGCGTTCCGACTACGCCGGTGACGAGGCGGTCAGCGCCACCCTGGAGCAGATCGACGTCGTCTCCCAGCTGATCGACCGTTATCCCGGAGACCTCGTACGGGCGCTGACGGCGGACGACATGGAGGCGGCCCGCGCCGACGGCCGGATCGCCTCGCTGATGGGTGCCGAGGGCGGCCACTCCATCAACAACTCGCTGGCCACCCTGCGCGCCCTGCACCAGCTGGGCGTGCGGTACATGACGCTCACGCACAACGACACGATCGACTGGGCGGACTCGGCCACCGACGAGCCCCGGCACGGCGGTCTGACCGACTTCGGCCGCGAGGTCGTCCGCGAGATGAACCGCGTCGGCATGCTGGTGGACCTCTCGCACGTCGCGGCGACGACGATGCGGGACGCGATCGAGGTGTCGGCCGCTCCGGTGGTCTTCTCGCACTCCTCGGCCCGGGCGGTCTGCGACCACCCGCGCAACATTCCCGACGACGTGCTGGCGATGCTGCCGGCCAACGGCGGGGTGGCGATGGCCACCTTCGTACCGAAGTTCATCCTTCCGGCGGCCGTCGAGTGGACCCTGGCCGCCGACGAGAACCTGCGGGCGCACGGTCTCCACCACCTGGACACCACCCCCGAGGCGATGGCCCTGCACCGGGCCTTCGAGAAGGCGCGCCCGCGCCCGGTGGCCACGGCCGCGACGGTGGCCGACCACCTGGACCACATGCGCGAGGTGGCCGGCATCGACCACATCGGCATCGGCGGGGACTACGACGGCACGGCCTTCACCCCGTCCGGCCTGGACGACGTGGCGGGCTACCCGAACCTCGTCGCCGAGCTGCTCACGCGCGGCTGGTCCAAGGCCGACCTGGCGAAGCTGACCTGGACCAACGCGGTACGCGTGCTGCGCGACGCGGAGTCGGTGGCCCGCGACCTGTCGGCCTCCCGGGGCCCGTCGAACGCGGTGCTCCGGTAGCGGACGCGGTGCCCGGCGGGCGCGGTGACAGGGTGTGACCTGCGGGTTCACCCGAACGCTGCGTCCGCCGGGCGGCCCTGGGCTCCCGCGTGTCACGGTGGCACCATCTCTCCCTGCTGCCGCCGAGACCGGAGCCAATGCCATGGCCGACCTGCAGGATGAACCCCACTCCGTGGGCATCGGAGCCGAAGACCTCCCCGCACCCGCGGTAGCGGTGGCGGCGGGCGCCCTCGACCGGGCCGTCGCGCTGCTGGCCGTCCATCCCGTGGCCGACGGGTGCAACACCCTGGTCTGGACCCTGCACCAGAGTCCGTACCACGACATCGAAACCTCGGACACGGGCGTGGACACCGACATCCCGCGGCTGCGTGCCGGGGGAGTGGGGGCCCAGTTCTGGTCCCTGCTCGTGCCGTCGGCGCGGGCGCGCGAGGACGCCTCCGGCGACCAGGTGCTCTCCGAGACCCTGGACCAGATCGACACGGCGCTGACCCTGATGCGCCGTTACCCCGACAGCCTGTGCCTGGCCCTCAGCGCCGACGATCTGGCGGACGCCCGCAACCGGGGCCGCATCGCGTCCTTCCTGGGCCCGGTGCCGGGCCGCACGCTGACCGACTCCCTGGGCGCGCTGCGCGCCTTCCACGCGCTGGGCGTACGGATCCTCGCGCCCGCGGGAGCGCCCTGGGCGCAGGAGGAGCTGACGGCCTTCGGCCACGAGGTGGTCCGCGAGGCGAACCGGCTGGCGATCCTGCTGGACCTCACGGGCTGCCCGCCGGCGGTCGCCTGCCGGCTCGCGGGGGCCTCCAAGGCCCCGGTGATCATCTCGAACACGGCGGCGGCGTCGCTGAACCCGCATCCGGGCAATGTGACCGACGAGGTCCTGGCCGCACTACGGGAGGCCAACGGCCTGGCGATGGTCACCTTCGACACCGCGCGCACCGGGGACTCCCTGCACGCGGTGGCGGACCACCTGGACCACGTACGGGCGATCGCGGGCCCGCACGGCGTCGGACTCGGCGCCACCTTCGGCACCGGACCGGGCCACCCCCGCCCGACGGGCCTGACCGACCCCTCGGGCTATCCGCGGCTGATCGCGGAGCTGCTGGAGCGCGGCTGGCCGGAGTCCGAGGTGGCCCTGCTGACCTGGGGCAACGCCCAGCGTGTCCTGCGCGACGCGGAATTCACCGCCCGCGCCGCCCACCACAGGCAGGGCGCCTAGGGGGTGTCTTGCCGATCATGCCGGGCTCGCGGGGCCTGGTGCCGCGCCTCGCCGCGTTGTCCTCGGTCGGCGACGCTCCGCGTCGCCTCCCTCGTCCGCCTTGCGATCCACGGCACCAGGCTCCGCTCCCTGATCCGGCCTGATCGACAAGACACCCCCTAGGACCACCACGATGCCCGGACGCACCGCGCCCCGTCCCGGTGATCCGGGACGGGGCGCGGCTCCTGATGTTCCTAGGGCTTCCCGCCGTGGGGGCCGGGCCTGTCTCCTCGGCCCTCGTGCCCGTGCTCGACCTTGAGGTTCTCGATCTCGGCGAAGTCGATACGGGTCCTGGCCTCGGTCGTCTTCGGATACTTGACGAAGACCGACCCCTTGCCCGCCTTCTCGTCGTACTCCTCGTACAGCACGGCCTCGGGCGAGCCGCCGCGCACGATCAGCGCGTCGCCCTTGGGGGGACCGACCTTGCTGGGGGGACCTCCGTCGACGGACAGCTGGGCGTCGGCCGTGTCCTTGACCGTGAGGTCCACCGTGTCCGCGCCGCCGCGTGAGAGGACACCGATCCGCTCGGTCTCGCCGGTGGTGATCCTGAGGCCGAGCAGCGGCGTCAGGGCCGGGGTGCGGAGCATCGGCAGGGCCTCGACCCGGAGCGTGGTGAACACGTCCACAACACCGCGGATCAGGTCCTGCCGCGTGGTGCCCACGATCGAGACCTCGTCGTCGCCGCCGTCGGGGCTGACCAGGACATCGCCCACCACGTGGGAGAAGTTCAGCACCTGGGCGGAGTTGGAGCGCACCAGCCGCCCGCTGTCGCTGCCGGTCGGGGTGAAGGTCAGCTGCTCGTCGGCCGTCCCGCCCTGAACGGTCACGCCGTGACCGTTCGCGTCCAGGTTCACCACGGGGATCCCGCGGATGCCGACGAAGCCGCCCGGGATGCCGGGGTAGCCCGTCACGGTCTCCTGGCCGACGTGGACGAGCAGATCCGTGGTCGCGCCCGTGAGGGTGAGCGAGTGCTGGGCGATGGTCACGGCGAGCGACGGCGATGCCGGGCTCACGTTGCCGGCAAGGTCCTCCAGCCCCACGGCGAAGTCGTACTTCCCGTCGTCGAGCGCGGCGCTGACGACCTCGTACGTGCCGCCCGAGGTGACGGTGTCCTTGCCGACCACGGTCGGGCCGGCGGTCCCCGCCGGATCCGCGGTCAGCCGCACCAGGGCGTTGGGCTCGGCCGACGGGTCCTGGAAGGCGGGCTTGCCGATCGTCGTGATGTTGTCGATGTCGTTGCCGCCGGTGTCGCTCGACGCGAGCAGGTCCGGGGCTGCCGGACGGGCGGGGGCCGTGGTGTCGAGCGTGACCAGCAGCCGGTGTGCGCTCTGCGCACCCGAGCCGACGACGTGGGAGACGCCGGCGGCCTGCGGGTCGTCGGACGGGTCGACGATCACCACCTCGGCGGTGATCTGGTTCTCCCCCTCCACCAGGACGGGGTCCAGCTGGATCCGGTACAGCCCCGGCTTCGTGACCGGGTTCACCGGCTGTGCGAAGCCGACGGGTTCCCCGTCGCGCGCCACGGCCACCTTGTAGCCGGGGGCGTCGTCCGCGAGCGTGGCCGTCGCGTTCTGCGGGGACAGCGCGATGCCCGCGGCCCGCAGCTCCGAGTCGTCGACCCGGAGGAAGAGCTCCGGTCCGGCGATCCGGGTGACGTCGTCGTTGTCGAAGCGGCCCGAATCGGACCCGCGCGCCAGATCGAGCCCGAAGGGCTCGGGGGCCGCGCGGTTGACGACGCGGAGGTCGTACGTGGCCTGCGCCGGATCGGTCGGCGAGGCGTCACCCGGCCGGGTCGGGTCGGCGATGCCGGCGTCGCTGACCGCGACGAAGTACGGCTCGTCCTTGACGACGGGGAGGGCGAGCCGGCTGGTCGAACTGCCGGGCCTGGTCGTGGCGACGGTTCCGGTGGCGACCTTGTTGCCGAACTTGTCGTACGCGCGGACCTGAAGCCCGGAGATCACCTCGTTGAAGGCGATCTCGGTCTGCAGGTGCCCGGTGCGGCGGGGTTCGATCCGGAAGAAGTCGACGTCGGTCGGGCTGTGCAGGGTGAGCCGCGGCTTCGTGACCCTGTTGTCCGTGCCGAGCGCGGTGGCGACGGCGGTGTCGATCGAGTCGTTCGGCTCGAAGGTGTCGGCGAAGGCCCCGAGCAGCGAGAACGTGTCGTAGTAGGTGGTCTGGGCGCCCTGGGCCGGGTTGGTGCCCGCCGGCGGCGTGGCGTTGCCGGTCCACGTCGCGTAGCCGATCCCGTCGACGGCCCACACACCGTTGTACTCGCCGATGCGCAGGGTCTGCTGGGCGGACGCGGTCACGGTGCCGCAGTTCGTGTTGTTCCCGAAACGGCACCGGGCGTTCAGGTCGGGGTCGAAGGCGGCGTCGCTGATCCTGAAGTCCTGCGACCAGGTCGCTCCGCCGTCCCGGCTCGTCGTCCCGTAGAGATCCAGCAGGAAGTTGTTGTTCCCGTTCGGCCCGGTGCCGCCGTTGCGCCTGCCGCTGCGGGTGTCGTACCAGTGGGCGACGATGTTGCCGTCCTGGTCGATGTGCGCGGTGGGCATGACGGCGAGGGTCTGCCCCGGTCCGTGATCGATCCTGGCGGGCGCGGCGAAGGTGACGCCGTTGTCCGTGGAGCGGGCGATGCGGACGTCGCCGTCGTCGCCGTTCCCGAAGTTGTTGTCCGGGTCGTCGTTGGCAACGACGTAGACGTTGCCGGGCCGGGCGGGGTCGGGCAGTACCCAGGGCTGCATCGAGCCCTGGAGCCAGAAGTCCGTGCCGGGAATGTCGCCCGCGCCGTTCTGCACGTTGCAGGAGACGCTCGCCTCTCCGGCCGTGAACGCCGTGGTGCTCGGCGGGACGGGGCCGTTGGCGAAGTCGGCTCCGCCCGAGCCGTCACGCAGGACCTGCACGGTGCCCTGGGTGGCCACACCGTCGGTCCCCTCGTTGCAGATGTTGGCGTGGTAGGCGACGTAGAGGTCACCGTTCGGGCCGACGGCCGCGTGCGAGGGCCAGCTGTTCCCGTCCGCGGCGACGGACAGGACGTTCGGCGTCGACCACATGGTGCCGCCGTTGACGGACCGGGAGAACTGGATCTGCCACGGGGCGCCGAGGTTCGACCAGACGACGTAGAGGTTGTCCCGGTAGGGGCTGGTGGGGTTGGTGTCGGCCACCAGCCACTGCTTGTCCTGGTTGTTCGGGCTGTTCCCGCTCACCTGGACGGGGGTGTACGTCTGGTTCCCCGCCGTCGTCAGGTCGTTGATCCGGGCGACCCCGACCCCGAAGCGGCCCGCGGTGGTGTTGAAGCTCGTCGAAAGGTGGGTGACGAACAGCCGCCCCTGCGAGTCGAAGGCGAGGGACGGGTCTCCGGAACAGGGGACGGTCGTCGTCCGCGTGACCGGGAAGCCGTCCTTGCCGAAGTTGTTGTCGATGCGGACCGTGCATCCCCGCATGACGGCCACCTGTGACGGTCTGCGGGGATTGGCCGCGGCGTTGTGCGGCTCGAAGCCCGTCTCGAGCGCCTGGTCGTCGCCGGCGTGAGCGGGCGGCGCGGCTCCGACGAACAGAAGACCCTGCAACACGAGGAGCATGCTGCCGACCATGGTGAGGACGCGCCGTTGAACTCGGCTGTTCAGCATGCGACCCCTCGGGTTCCGCTCATCCCTCTCCTTCCGACCCGGCCGCGGCGCCTGCACCCGGCGGCCTGTGGATCTTGCGAGAGGGACTGTGGCAGCACGCCGCCATCGGCCCGGGAGGGTCAGCGACCGCGTCACGGGAATTCACCGGAATACCCACCGGAACCACCCGTACGGAGTCCCCGCCCGGTGCGTCCGGCCCCGCCTGCGTTCGAGGCGCTCTTTTCAGCCTTGCCGGCGATCGAGGCGCGGGGTCCGGGGCAGCGCCCGGCAACGGCGCCGCACCAGCACCCCGGATCCGCACGGCCCCGGGATCCGCACCCAAACCCCGGCCCGAGGGCTACGCGCGCGGGCGGCCCATCGCCCGGTAGGTCCAGCCCGCGGTCCGCCACTTCACCGGGTCCAGCGCGTTGCGGCCGTCCAGGACGAGCCGGTCGGTCACCACACCGGCCAGCTCCGCCGGGTCGAGGTCACGGAACTCGCGCCACTCGGTGAGGTGGAGGACGACCTCCGCGCCCCGGGCCGCCGCCAGCGCGGAGTCCGCGTAGCCGAGGGTCGGGAAGACGCGGCGGGCGTTGTCCATGCCCTTGGGGTCGTAGACGGTGACCTGGCCGCCCTGGAGGTGGATCTGCCCGGCCACGTTCAGCGCGGGGGAGTCCCGTACGTCGTCGGAGTCCGGCTTGAAGGTGGCTCCGAGCACGGCGACCCGCTTGCCGAGGAACGAGCCGCCCACGGCCTCCCGGGCCAGCTCGACCATGTGCCCGCGCCGGCGCATGTTGATGGAGTCGACCTCGCGCAGGAAGGTCAGCGCCTGGTCGGCGCCCAGCTCACCGGCGCGCGCCATGAAGGCCCGGATGTCCTTGGGCAGGCAGCCGCCGCCGAAGCCGATCCCGGCGCGCAGGAACTTCGCGCCGATCCGCTCGTCGTAGCCGATCGCCTCCGCCAGCTTGACCACGTCGCCGCCGGCGGCCTCGCAGACCTCCGCCATCGCGTTGATGAAGGAGATCTTGGTGGCGAGGAAGGAGTTCGCGGCGGTCTTCACCAGCTCCGCGGTCGGGAAGTCGGTGACCACCAGCGGGGTCCCCTCCGACATCGGCGTCTCGTACACCTCGCGCAGCAGCTTCTCGGCGCGCTCGCCCTGGACGCCGATCACGATCCGGTCCGGGTGCAGGGTGTCGTCCACCGCGAAGCCCTCCCGCAGGAACTCCGGGTTCCAGGCCAGCTCCACGTCCGCGCCCGCCGGGGCCAGCTCCGCGAGCTTCACCGCGAGCCGCTCCGCCGAGCCCACCGGCACCGTGGACTTGCCGACCACCAGGACCGGCCGCGTCAGGTGCGGGGCCAGCGAGGCCATCGCGGAGTCCACGTAGGACATGTCGCAGGCGTACTCGCCGTGCTTCTGCGGAGTGTTCACGCAGACGAAGTGGACGTCGCCGAAGGCGCCGACCTCCTCGAAGGAGGTGGTGAACCGCAGCCGGCCGGTCGAGCCCGGCAGCCCGGCCACGTGCTTGGCCAGCAGTTCCTCCAGCCCCGGCTCGTACATCGGGACCCGGCCCGAGGCCAGCATCTCGATCTTCTCGGGCACCACGTCCAGCCCCAGCACCTCGAAGCCCAGCTCCGCCATCGCGGCGGCGTGGGTCGCACCGAGGTATCCGGTGCCGATCACAGTGATCCTGAGGGGGGCCATGGGTGCTCCAGAGGTGCGGGGCCGTTTGCGGCCACTGAGCATAGTCGGGCCCACCAGCGGGGACGTTCCCCAGGAGACCCCCGCTGTCACCCATCTCACGTGGCCCGTCCATATCGCCATCCGTGACCGGACCACTAGGCTTGGGTTACTTAACGGTAGTTAGCATCACGCATCACCCTGGGGAGTGAGAGATCTTGGCGGGTTCTGCCGACTTCGACCTGTACCGCCCGGCCGAGGAGCACGACATGCTCCGCGAGTCGGTCCGCTCGCTCGCCGAGGCGAAGATCCTGCCGTTCGCCGCAGCGGTCGACGAGGAATCCCGCTTCCCGCAGGAGGCCCTGGACGCCCTGGTCTCCAGCGACCTGCACGCCGTCCACGTGCCCGAGACCTACGGCGGCGCGGGCGCCGACGCCCTCGCGACCGTGATCGTGATCGAGGAGGTGGCCCGTGTCTGCGCCTCCTCCTCCCTCATCCCGGCCGTGAACAAGCTCGGCTCGCTCCCGGTGATCCTCTCCGGTTCCGAGGAGCTCAAGGCCAAGTACCTCGGCCCGCTGGCCAAGGGCGACGCGATGTTCTCGTACGCGCTCTCCGAGCCGGACGCGGGCTCCGACGCCGCCGGCATGAAGACCCGCGCCGTGCGCGACGGGGACTTCTGGGTGCTCAACGGCGTCAAGCGCTGGATCACCAACGCGGGCGTCTCCGAGTACTACACGGTCATGGCCGTCACCGACCCGGAGAAGCGCTCCAAGGGCATCAGCGCCTTCGTCGTGGAGAAGGGCGACGAGGGCGTGTCCTTCGGCGCCCCGGAGAAGAAGCTCGGCATCAAGGGCTCCCCGACGCGCGAGGTCTACCTCGACAACGTCCGGATCCCGGCCGACCGCATGATCGGCGCCGAGGGCACCGGCTTCGCCACCGCGATGAAGACCCTGGACCACACCCGCATCACCATCGCGGCCCAGGCGCTCGGCATCGCCCAGGGCGCCCTGGACTACGCCAAGGGCTACGTCCAGGAGCGCAAGCAGTTCGGCAAGCCGATCGGCGACTTCCAGGGCGTGCAGTTCATGCTCGCGGACATGGCCATGAAGATCGAGGCCGCCCGCCAGCTGACGTACTCGGCCGCCGCCCGCTCGGAGCGCGTCTCCGCCGGAGGCGCCCACGAGGACCTGACGTTCTTCGGCGCCGCGGCCAAGTGCTTCGCCTCCGACGTGGCCATGGAGGTCACCACGGACGCCGTCCAGCTCCTCGGCGGTTACGGCTACACCCGTGACTACCCGGTGGAGCGCATGATGCGCGACGCCAAGATCACGCAGATCTACGAGGGCACCAACCAGGTCCAGCGGATCGTCATGGCCCGCAACCTGCCGTAGGGCCCGGCTCCGCCGAAACACGTGGCTCCCGGCGTGCTGCCGGGGGCCACGTGCGACGCGGCCGGCGGCGCACCCTAGGCTGTGCGCCGGTCGGCCCCCGGGCGCGGGGCTCAGGGGGGAACGCAACGTGCTGTCCGCAGAACGTCAGATATCGGGGATGCTCCGGCAGATCGCCCGTCAGCAGGACGTCATCGAGATCGGCCCCCAGGGCTCCCGCCCGAAGGCGGCCGCCCTCGTGTACATGGCGGAGCAGTACGGCTACCTGTACGGCGAGGCGCACGCGACCGGGTACAAGGACTCGCACATCCTCCTGCGGATGTACCGGGACCCGAGCCCCGAGGCGCGCTCCCGCGAGGCGGCCACCCTCACGGCCCATCCGCGGGCGGGGATCGGCGGGACGGTGCCGGGGCTGGCGCCGGGGTCGCTGAAGCCCGTCCCCGAGGCGGCCGGCGCCGTGGCCGTGCTGAAGGACCTCATCGCCTTCGACCTCGCGGCCCGCTACATCACCGACCGACGCCAGAAGGTGATGTGCTACCTCGCCTGCGTGCTCGTGACCGCGGTCCTGCTCGCCACCGGCCCGCTCGTCGAGGCGGTGGCCTCCGGCGTGAGCCTCGTGCTGATCCTGGCCGTGGCGCTGAAGGCGGGTCGGATCCACCGGGAGAAGCTGGCCCGGCGCCTGACGGAAGCCGGGCTCTTCGCGGTGCGCGACGAGCAGGGCAGGCAGCGGTTCCTGCGCCCGGGGCAGCAGTTGCCCGGCCACGCGAACCCGTTCGCCGCCTGAGGTCCTGGCCTGCGGCGCAGGCGGACGCACACACCGCCCATGGGGGGCACCCGCATGGGCTAAATTTGGACCTTCGTACGCCGGAATCGGTTGGGGAGAACGCAATGACGGAAGCGATCCTGCTGGTCGGCGGACAAGGGACGCGCCTGCGCCCCGTGACGGTGAACACGCCCAAGCCGATGGTTCCCACGGCCGGTGTCCCGTTCCTCGCCCACCAGATAGCCAGGGCCGCCGCCGCCGGTGTCACGCACATCGTGATGGCCACCTGCTACCTCGCCGAGGTCTTCGAGCCCTACTTCGGCGACGGATCCGCATTCGGCCTCAGCCTCGAATACGTGGTCGAGGACGAGCCCCTCGGGACCGGCGGCGCCATCCGCAACGCCGGAGCGCGCCTGACCGGCGGCCCGGACTCCTCGGTCCTCGTCTTCAACGGCGACATCCTCACCGGCCTGGACATCGCCGGTCTGGTCGAGTCCCACGAGGCGGCCGACGCCGACGTCTCCCTGCACCTGGTCCGCGTCGACGACCCGCGCGCCTTCGGCCTGGTCCCCACCGACTCCGAGGGGCGGGTGCTGGCCTTCACCGAGAAGCCGCAGACCCCCGAGGAGATCATCACCGACCAGATCAACGCCGGCTGCTACGTCTTCCGCCGCAGCGTGATCGACTCCATCCCGGCCGGCCGCCCGGTCTCCGTCGAGCGCGAGACCTTCCCCGGCCTGCTCGCCGCCGGGGCCAAGCTGCACGGCGTCACCGAGAACACCTACTGGATGGACCTCGGCAAGCCCGAGTCGATCATCCAGGCCTCCGCCGACCTCGTACGCGGCGTGGTCTCCTCCCCGGCCGTCCCCGGACGGCGCGGCGAGTCCCTGGTCCTGCCGGGCGCCGAAGTGGCGGCCGGGGCCAAGCTGTCCGGGGGCACCGTCGTGGGCGCGGGCGCCCGGATCGAGGCCGGAGCGGTCGTCCAGGGCTCCATCGTGCTCGACGGCGCCGTCATCGGCCCGGACGCCCAGGTGAACGCCAGCCTGATCGGCGCCCGCGCCTCGGTCGGCGCGCGGACCGTCCTCGACGCCGCCGTCATCGGCGACGGCGCCGCCGTGGGGGCCGACAACGAACTGCGCGGCGGCGCCCGCGTGTGGTGCGGGGCGCAGCTGCCCGCCGCCGCCATCCGCTTCTCCCCGGACGCCTGACCGGACGTCCGGTCCCGGACCGGGGAAGGGAGTACGGCCGACGGGCCGCACTCCCTCACCGCCGTCAGTTGCCGCGGACGGTGACCTTCTCGTCGTTCTGGATCTGCTTCACCAGCTGCTGCACCTTCGCCTTGTCCCAGACGAGGTTGCCGCCGCGCTGGCCCGAGATCGGCATGTTCATCGACACGCCGTCACCGCCGTTGACGCCCTTCATCGCGAAGAACATCTGGCCCATGTCGTACAGGCCCATGTCCTTGTCCACGATGAGGGTGTCCAGGCCCGCGCCCAGCATCGGGTAGAGCGCGAACGGGTTGAGGATCGTCGACGGCGTCGCGGCCTGGCTCGCCAGCGCCGACAGGAACTTCTGCTGGTTCTTCGTCCGCTGCAGGTCGGACTCGGCGAAGGCGTACCGGGTCCGTACGAAGGCCAGGGACTGCTCGCCGTTCAGGGTCTGCTTGCCGGCCTTGAAGTCGGCGCCCGACTTCTCGTCCTTGAAGCCCTCCTCGATGTTCAGCTCCACACCGCCCAGCGCGTCCACGATGTTCGCGAAGCCGGCGAAGCCGATCTCCGCATAGTGGTCGATGCGCAGGCC
Proteins encoded in this window:
- a CDS encoding UDP-glucose dehydrogenase family protein, producing MAPLRITVIGTGYLGATHAAAMAELGFEVLGLDVVPEKIEMLASGRVPMYEPGLEELLAKHVAGLPGSTGRLRFTTSFEEVGAFGDVHFVCVNTPQKHGEYACDMSYVDSAMASLAPHLTRPVLVVGKSTVPVGSAERLAVKLAELAPAGADVELAWNPEFLREGFAVDDTLHPDRIVIGVQGERAEKLLREVYETPMSEGTPLVVTDFPTAELVKTAANSFLATKISFINAMAEVCEAAGGDVVKLAEAIGYDERIGAKFLRAGIGFGGGCLPKDIRAFMARAGELGADQALTFLREVDSINMRRRGHMVELAREAVGGSFLGKRVAVLGATFKPDSDDVRDSPALNVAGQIHLQGGQVTVYDPKGMDNARRVFPTLGYADSALAAARGAEVVLHLTEWREFRDLDPAELAGVVTDRLVLDGRNALDPVKWRTAGWTYRAMGRPRA
- a CDS encoding nucleotidyltransferase family protein translates to MTEAILLVGGQGTRLRPVTVNTPKPMVPTAGVPFLAHQIARAAAAGVTHIVMATCYLAEVFEPYFGDGSAFGLSLEYVVEDEPLGTGGAIRNAGARLTGGPDSSVLVFNGDILTGLDIAGLVESHEAADADVSLHLVRVDDPRAFGLVPTDSEGRVLAFTEKPQTPEEIITDQINAGCYVFRRSVIDSIPAGRPVSVERETFPGLLAAGAKLHGVTENTYWMDLGKPESIIQASADLVRGVVSSPAVPGRRGESLVLPGAEVAAGAKLSGGTVVGAGARIEAGAVVQGSIVLDGAVIGPDAQVNASLIGARASVGARTVLDAAVIGDGAAVGADNELRGGARVWCGAQLPAAAIRFSPDA
- a CDS encoding acyl-CoA dehydrogenase family protein; this encodes MAGSADFDLYRPAEEHDMLRESVRSLAEAKILPFAAAVDEESRFPQEALDALVSSDLHAVHVPETYGGAGADALATVIVIEEVARVCASSSLIPAVNKLGSLPVILSGSEELKAKYLGPLAKGDAMFSYALSEPDAGSDAAGMKTRAVRDGDFWVLNGVKRWITNAGVSEYYTVMAVTDPEKRSKGISAFVVEKGDEGVSFGAPEKKLGIKGSPTREVYLDNVRIPADRMIGAEGTGFATAMKTLDHTRITIAAQALGIAQGALDYAKGYVQERKQFGKPIGDFQGVQFMLADMAMKIEAARQLTYSAAARSERVSAGGAHEDLTFFGAAAKCFASDVAMEVTTDAVQLLGGYGYTRDYPVERMMRDAKITQIYEGTNQVQRIVMARNLP